A stretch of DNA from Microthrixaceae bacterium:
TGGTCACCATCCCGTCGGGTTCGGTACGCCAGGACACGCTTCGTTCTTCGTGTTGGCGGCGGGCGATCGTTTCGGGGTCTTCGTTGCGTTGGGACCATGCCGCGATCGCAGCCCCCAGCCGCCCAGCCGGGTTGGTGACCGCCAGGTGCAACAAGACGTCAACGTTGGTTTCGGTGAGGTGAGGGACCAGCACCCTGGCTTTGGCATAGGAGACGTCACCATTAGCCATGGCCTCCGCCAAGGCCGGGTAGGTGCGTAGGGCTCGGGCTACCCGGACCTGGGTGCGGGCCGTGCACACCTCGATGTCACACACCTCGGCCAGCCACGCCGCACACGACAGGGCACCCCAACGGGCCCACAACCCCCGGGCGTCTAGCTCACCGACCAGTACCAACAGTTCGAAGGTTCCCGCCGACAGCCGCCCAGCCAGATCGACCAGCTCGGCCTCCAACCGCTCCGCCGGCACATCTGCCAGCTCCGTGGTGAACCTGTTGGTCGTGTTGTTCTCCGCCGTGGTCATCGCAACGCCTCCTCGGTCGAGCTCCGCTCGACCAGCGTAAGAAGGAGGAGTGACAACGAAGCCCGAACTGAAGGCGATCGACCGGAATGACCGACCGCCTTGCGCGGCCACGCCCGGTTCGCAACAACCTGTCAATGCGATCAGGGATGCCAGGGGACGCGCCCGCAGGCGCGCCCGACCGGGCACCGCCAACTGCTCGAGAACACCAGATGCTGAGAAGGAAGGGTGACCGGGGTGAGACGATCGCGGCACCGAAGCTGAAGAGCCGGACCGGGCCGACGTGATCCTCACAAGCCATCGGCGCCCTAGCCTCGATCCACCGATCGGACTTGGCTTGTACTCAGTTCACCCTGGTCACCCAAGCGAATTCGGCTATCTGTGTGGCCACCGATGGTGTGCGGCCTACTAACGATCTGGAGCAGGAGGACAGGGCGGGGGTTCGGGGGCAGAGCCCCCTAGTGGCGAAGCCCCTGAACTAGCGGAGATCGACTTGCCGGTCGCACCAAAGAGGTCCTGAACCCGTCAGGCCAAACCCAGGTCGGCCATGGTTGCCATGTCTCGAAGAACGGCGGCCGCGGCTCTCACCACCGGGTAGGCCAGGGCTGCGCCTGTTCCCTCGCCCAGTCGCAACTCCAGATCCAGGACCGGTTCCAAACCCAGATGGGCCAGCACCGCCGACGCGGCCGGCTCGGTCGAGCGGTGACCGGCGATCCACCAGCCCCGGGCCTGGGGACACAGGGCGTGAGCCACGGTGGCGGCCGCCAGGGCGATCACTCCGTCCACGACCACCGGCACCCGGTTGGCGGCACCTCCGAGGAAGAACCCGGCCAGCGCCGCTATCTCCAATCCACCGCACTCCGCCAACACCTCCAGGGGCGACTTCCCCGCGGTGCGAGCCACCGCATCGGCGACGATCGTGGCCTTGCGTTCCAAGGTGGCGTCGTCGATGCCGGTGCCCCGACCGGTGAGCAGTCGAGGGTCCCCACCGGTCAACGAGGCGATGAGAGCGGCGGACGGCGTGGTGTTGCCGATGCCCATGTCTCCCCCGATCAGGCACCGGTTCCCTTCCCTCACCAGTCTGGATGCCATCTCGGCACCCACATCCAATGCGGCCAGGGTCTGCGCCCTGGTCATGGCCGGTCCGACCGACAGGTCGGCACTGGCGGCAGTGACCCGACGGTTCATGACCCGGGGGTGAAGGACGGGATCGAGGGCCACACCCACATCGACGACCACCACATCCATCCCCCCCGAGGAGGCGATGGTGTTGACCGCGGCCCGACCTTGGGCAAAGGTCGCCACCATCGCCGTGGTCACCTCCCGCGGCCATGGCGATACGCCGGCGTCGAGCACGCCGTGGTCACCGGCGAACACCGCCACACACGCCGGGAACGGATCGGGCGGTAGGACCTCACCGGCCATGGCGGCCAGCTCGATCCCGATCCCTTCGAGACGACCGAGCGACCCCTGCGGCTTGGTCAGCTCGTCGTGTCGCGCCCGGGCCTCGACCCGAACGCTGGCGTCGGGGTCGGTCACGGCGGCGACCACGCCGTGGAAGGACCGGCCCACCTGTTCGGAGATCCACCGCTCAACCACCGCCCCGGGTCCTTCCAGTTCACCGGCGGGGACAGCCACGTAGTGGCAGCCAGCGGCCGCGGCCGCCTCGGCATCACAGTCGGCGTTTCCGACGAACAAGACCCGCGTCCCGTCGGTGACGCCACACCTGCCCATCGCCTCGCGTAGCGATGTCGGATCGGGCTTCGCTGCTCCCACATCGGTCGAGGTGACGATCACCGCCAGCAGATCACCGAGGCCTACCGGGTCGAGCAGGCGGCGCACGTCGGCCTCGGTCATCACCGACGTGTCGGTGGCAGCAGCCAACCTCACCTGGGTGGCGAGCAGGCCCAACTCGGCCACGGCG
This window harbors:
- the cobT gene encoding nicotinate-nucleotide--dimethylbenzimidazole phosphoribosyltransferase, translating into MGRCGVTDGTRVLFVGNADCDAEAAAAAGCHYVAVPAGELEGPGAVVERWISEQVGRSFHGVVAAVTDPDASVRVEARARHDELTKPQGSLGRLEGIGIELAAMAGEVLPPDPFPACVAVFAGDHGVLDAGVSPWPREVTTAMVATFAQGRAAVNTIASSGGMDVVVVDVGVALDPVLHPRVMNRRVTAASADLSVGPAMTRAQTLAALDVGAEMASRLVREGNRCLIGGDMGIGNTTPSAALIASLTGGDPRLLTGRGTGIDDATLERKATIVADAVARTAGKSPLEVLAECGGLEIAALAGFFLGGAANRVPVVVDGVIALAAATVAHALCPQARGWWIAGHRSTEPAASAVLAHLGLEPVLDLELRLGEGTGAALAYPVVRAAAAVLRDMATMADLGLA
- a CDS encoding DUF222 domain-containing protein — translated: MTTAENNTTNRFTTELADVPAERLEAELVDLAGRLSAGTFELLVLVGELDARGLWARWGALSCAAWLAEVCDIEVCTARTQVRVARALRTYPALAEAMANGDVSYAKARVLVPHLTETNVDVLLHLAVTNPAGRLGAAIAAWSQRNEDPETIARRQHEERSVSWRTEPDGMVTITARLAPAVAGAVCAVIDAHVTRSAAPAGASLPQQRADALAEIATNGGRNVDVEVVIHVRGDGTTLADGTPLNDHVVAQLLPQAFVSLLLVDTDRQPIDASPRRRTPTRRQKRVIDETNPECGHPGCRARTFLQYDHIQPYAQGGPTVVANLQRLCGPHNRARSRAG